GGTTCGACGACGTCCACATCCTTCAAGATCAGTTCTTCCTGGCCGTTTTTCAACAGGTACGCGGTCGCTTCACACATGGTCGATGATCTCCTTTAACTTCTCACTTACGATCTTGTCCACCAGGTGGGGAAGAGGCTCGGGCATCAGGCCGACGATCTCCACCGCTTCCTGGGTAAGGGGCAATAAAATCTTCCGGGCCGGGGCCGAGGCAATGGCTTCGGCGATTTTGGGGGTCACTTCCCCCATCATAGCGTTGGCCAGCACAATGGAGAGGCAACCCAGAATCACGTCGGCCCCGGCCACTGTCCGGACAATGGCGTTTTCGCCGCTGGCGCCCCGGTTGGCCCTGGCCTTCATCATTTGGGCGGTGGCCACGGCGTTGGTCCCCAGCGCGATGACTTCGTGCTCCTCCCGGTATACCTCTTTCAGGCGTTTAATCAGCGCGGCGCCGATGCCGCCTCCCTGCCCGTCGATGACGCAGATGCGCACGTTATTCGTCCTTATTCCAAGCCGAATTTTTCTCTGAGACGGTGAAACACGATTTCCGGCACCATGCCTTCGATATTCCCGCCATGCACCGCGGCTTCCTTAAGGATGCTGGAACTTAAGAAGACCCAGCGCAGGCCGGTCATGAGAAATACCGTTTCAATTTCGGGCTCCAGCCGGCGGTTCATCATGGCCAGTTGAAACTCGTATTCGAAATCGGTGACTGCCCTGAGGCCCCGCAGGATGGCCCTGGCTTTCTGACCCCGGGCGTAATTGACCAACAGGCCGTCAAAGGTATCAATGGAGACCATGGGGTAATCCGCCAGGGATATTCGGATCATTTCCATGCGCTCCTCGATGGTGAAGAGGGACTTTTTAAAGGCGTTGGTGGCCACGGCCACGATGATCCGGTCAAAGACCTTTAAAGCCCGCTGGATGAGGTCCAGATGGCCATTGGTAATAGGATCGAATGAGCCGGGATAGACTGCGATATCGGGCATCAGTTACTCATGCTCCTGTTGGGCTGATTCTTCCAGCAGATAGAAAGCCACCTGGGTATCGCCGTAGCGCCGCACTTCTGTGCGCCTCAGACGACCGCTCTCTTCCGGCAGGGTGTCCCTCCGGCTGTGCTCCACCACGACGGAGGCCTCGGTTGAGAGCAGATTAAGTTCGGCCAGGGCGTCCAAAGCCGCCGGAGCCTTGCCGCCGCCGTAGGGCGGGTCCAGGAAGACCAGGCCGAAGCGGTCACCTTGAGCCGCCAATTTTTTTAAGGCTGTGGTCACCGGCAGGGGCCAGACCCTGGTTTGTCCTGGCAATCCCAAATCTTCCAGATTGCGGCGCAACGCCTTGACGGCCTCGGGGTGATCCTCCACAAATACCGCAGCAGAGGCTCCCCGGCTCATGGCCTCGATCCCCAGGGCGCCGGTGCCGGCAAACAGGTCCAGCACCCTCACGCCGACAACCGCAGGCCCCAGGATATTGAACACCGCCTCCCGGACTTTGGCGGACGTGGGCCGGGTCCTGCCTTTTACCGGGGCCAGCCGGCGGCCTTTGAATACGCCGGCGATGATGCGCATTGATGCTCCTTCGGAGCAGTCAGGTTTCAGGTTTCAGGTGCCAGGTTTCAGAATTTAGAATGAGCTGAATCAGGTTTATCTTTACTAACACCTGGAACCTGACACCTGAAACCTGCTACTTCCTCAAATAATCCCGAATCAAAATCTCGGCTATCTGCACCGCGTTGGTGGCAGCGCCCTTGCGCAGGTTGTCGGCGACCACCCAGAAGTTCAGACCATTGTCGATGGTGAAGTCTTCCCGGATGCGCCCCACCAGGGTGAGGTCTTGGCCCGCGGCGTCTATAGGCATGGGGTACTTGTTGCGCAGCGGATCATCCACCACCTTCACCCCCGGCGCTTTGGCCAAAATATCCCTGGCTTCCGCAGGGGTAAGCTTGCTCGCGGTCTCGATATTCACCGCTTCCGAGTGCCCATAGAACACCGGCACCCTGACCGTGGTGGCCGTCACCGCGATGCTGTCATCCCCCATGATCTTCGTGGTCTCGTTGGCCATCTTCATTTCTTCCTTGGTGTAGCCGTTCTCCAGGAAAACGTCGATGTGGGGAAGACAGTTGAAAGCAATGCGGTGGGGATAGACCTTAGGCTTGGCATCCTGGCAGGTTATCAGGGCACGCACCTGCTCCGCCAACTCATCCACCGCCTTTTGGCCGGTGCCGGACACCGCCTGATAGGTGGATACTACCACCCGTTTGATCTGAGCGGCATCGTGCAGGGGCTTCAACGCCACCACCATCTGGATGGTGGAGCAGTTGGGGTTGGCGATAATGCCGGTTTTGGTGTAGAGGCCGATATCCTGAGGATTGACCTCCGGGACCACCAGGGGGACGTCCGGGTCCATACGCCAGGCGCTGGAGTTGTCCACCACCACCGCGCCGGCCCGGGCGGCAATGGGGCCGTATTCCTTGCTGATGCTGCCTCCGGCGGAGAACAGGGCGATCTCCACGCCGGTAAAAGAATCTGCTGACAGCACTCGGACCGCAATTTCCTTGCCTTTGAAAGACACAGCGCGGCCTACGGAGCGCTCCGACGCCAACGGAATCAGCTCGGCTACCGGGAAATTTCTCTCCTCCAAACAGGCCACCATCTGCTGCCCCACCGCACCGGTGGCCCCTACTACCGCGACCTTATATGTGCCACTCATAACTAGTAAGTCTCCTGGTATCATAAGCTGTCAGCTATTAGCTTTCAGCTATCAGCAAAGGTTCCCTGTCATCCTTAACGAATTGAAGGATCTCCCATTTTTAAAATAAGAGATTCTGCGCTACGCTCAGAATGACATCTTTTTGCAACTCGCTTTTTTAAAACAGTAATTATAGGGCGTGCCGTGCACGCCGATTTCTGGCGGCCACGGGCCGCCCTATAGTTAAGTAATTCAATTATCCTATCAACTCCACCGCGTACTTGGCCACCTTATCGCCAACCTGGCTGGTGGATAGGCCCATCTTGCCCGCGGCCATGCTCTGCATGTCGTTGGCCGCGGTCTTCTTGATGGCGGCTTCAACCGCGGCTGCGGCCTTGCTTTCACCCAGTTGCTCCAACATCAGTTGGGCCGCACCGATGGCGGCCAGCGGGTTGACCACATTAAGGCCGGTATACTTGGGGGCGGAGCCGCCGATAGGTTCGAACATGGAGACCCCTTCGGGGTTGATGTTGCCCCCCGCGGCCACGCCCATGCCGCCCTGGATCATCGCTCCCAGGTCGGTGATGATGTCGCCGAACAGATTATCCGTCACCACCACGTCGAACCATTCGGGATTTTTGACAAACCACATGCAGGTGGCGTCCACGTGGGCGTAATCGGTGGTCACGTCCGGATACTGGGGCGCCATGGCCTCAAAGGCCCTAAACCACAGGTTGGAGGCAAAGGTGAGCACGTTGGTCTTGGCCACCAGGGTCAGCTTCTTGGCCCGGTTGCGTTTCCGGGTCAACTCAAAGGCGAATTTCAGGCAGCGGTCCACCCCTTTCCGGGTGTTGATGGACTCCTGGACGGCGACCTCATCCGGGGTGCCGTATTTCAGGAATCCTCCGGCTCCGGCGTACAGGCCTTCGGTGTTCTCCCGGACCACTGCGAAATCGATGTCCTCGGGGCCCTTGTCCTTCAAGGGCGTCTCCACCCCCGGGTAAAGCACCACGGGCCTGAGGTTGATGTACTGGTCCAGTTCGAAGCGGGCCTTAAGCAAGATGCCTTTCTCCAGGATGCCGGGCGCCACATCCGGGTGACCGATGGCCCCCAGATAAATTACCGGGAATTGCCGCAACTCGGCGATCACCGAATCCGGCAGGGTCTCGCCGGTGCGCTTGTAGCGCTCGCCGCCCAGGTCATAATAGGTATAGTCGAATTTGATGCCCGCGGGACCAGCCACGGCATTGAGCACCTTAATGCCTTCGGCCACCACTTCCGGGCCGGTGCCGTCCCCCGGAATGACCGCGATCTTATATGAACTCATGCTGATTTCGCCTCCAGATGCTTTTTAACAAAGGCCATGAGGCCACCAGCCGCCAGCAATTGTTGCATGAACGGCGGAATGGGTTGACTGCTGTATTTCTTGCCTGTGGCGAGATCGGTGATGACCCCGCTATCCATATCTACGCTGATCTCCTGGCCGTTTTTGAGGGCAGCCGCGGCCTCCGGAGACTCAAAAATCGCCAGCCCCATATTGAAGGCATTGCGATAAAAGATCCGGGCAAAGCTTCCGGCAATCACGCCGGAGATCCCCGCGGCCTTAAGCGCAATGGGGGCGTGCTCCCGGGAGGAGCCGCAGCCAAAATTCTTGCCGGCCACGATAAAATCCCCCGGGTTCATCTTGTTGACAAACTCCGGGTCCGCGTCCTCCATGGCATGTTTGGCCAGTTCCATTGGGTCGGAGGTGTTGAGATACCGGGCCGGAATGATTTCATCGGTGTTGACGTCATCGCCGAACTTGTGCACTTTCCCTTTGAGTTCCATAAAGGGCTTCCCTTAATTTGGTTTTAATCTATCAAAATAACCATAAAACGCGCCAAGAGGCAATGGCTTTTCGAAAAAACTTACGAAAAGTTCCCAAAAGCGATTTGGTTTTTTCTTGGCTGTCTTGGCGCCGTTATGGTTAAATGTAAGACCATGCCGCCGCCGGAAAAACTCTTCATCTATGAAATCGAGGGCCGGGTCTATCCGCCGGATGCCCTCACCGGGGAGGATTTTCTGGGGTGCTGGCGGGAGGGGGATTATACGTACCTCTTCTTTGGCAGTCCCAGAGAATCCCAGGTCAAAGCCTGGGTGGAGTCGCTGCTCGAGGCCCGTTACTCCTCCGAGACCGAACTTAAATACTCCGATTGGGAGTCCGGCCAACCTCTACAGGCCGCGTCCATGGCCGGGTTTCATCTCTGTCCGGTGTGGGAGACTCCGGTGCCCGCGCCCGGTGAGATCGTCATCCGCATGGAGCCGGGTCTGGCCTTCGGCTCCGGCTATCACCCCACTACCCGCCGCTGCCTGGAACTGCTGCGCCGGGTCTATGACACCGATACTCCCCGGCAAGTCCTGGACCTGGGCACCGGCACCGGCATCCTGGCCCTGGCCGCTTTGGCCCTGGGAGCCGAAAAGGTTGTGGCGGTAGAGTACAACGAACTGGCGGTACGCACTGCGGCGAGAAACCTGAAGCACAATCAACGGGCCCCTGAGGTGCACCTCATCCAGGCCGATGCCCGCCATTTCGCCCACCTGCCCGCTGGCCTGGTCCTGGCCAACATCCACCTGGACGTGCTTCTGGACCTTCTGGATATCCCGGAATTTCTCAACAAAGACTGGTACATCTTCTCCGGCATCCTGGGTACGCAGCTCGAGGTGTTTCTGAAACGCCTGCGGGAGACTCC
This DNA window, taken from Desulfobaccales bacterium, encodes the following:
- a CDS encoding DUF3842 family protein, which produces MRICVIDGQGGGIGAALIKRLKEVYREEHEVIALGTNAVATAQMMKARANRGASGENAIVRTVAGADVILGCLSIVLANAMMGEVTPKIAEAIASAPARKILLPLTQEAVEIVGLMPEPLPHLVDKIVSEKLKEIIDHV
- a CDS encoding aspartate-semialdehyde dehydrogenase, coding for MSGTYKVAVVGATGAVGQQMVACLEERNFPVAELIPLASERSVGRAVSFKGKEIAVRVLSADSFTGVEIALFSAGGSISKEYGPIAARAGAVVVDNSSAWRMDPDVPLVVPEVNPQDIGLYTKTGIIANPNCSTIQMVVALKPLHDAAQIKRVVVSTYQAVSGTGQKAVDELAEQVRALITCQDAKPKVYPHRIAFNCLPHIDVFLENGYTKEEMKMANETTKIMGDDSIAVTATTVRVPVFYGHSEAVNIETASKLTPAEARDILAKAPGVKVVDDPLRNKYPMPIDAAGQDLTLVGRIREDFTIDNGLNFWVVADNLRKGAATNAVQIAEILIRDYLRK
- a CDS encoding 3-isopropylmalate dehydrogenase, coding for MSSYKIAVIPGDGTGPEVVAEGIKVLNAVAGPAGIKFDYTYYDLGGERYKRTGETLPDSVIAELRQFPVIYLGAIGHPDVAPGILEKGILLKARFELDQYINLRPVVLYPGVETPLKDKGPEDIDFAVVRENTEGLYAGAGGFLKYGTPDEVAVQESINTRKGVDRCLKFAFELTRKRNRAKKLTLVAKTNVLTFASNLWFRAFEAMAPQYPDVTTDYAHVDATCMWFVKNPEWFDVVVTDNLFGDIITDLGAMIQGGMGVAAGGNINPEGVSMFEPIGGSAPKYTGLNVVNPLAAIGAAQLMLEQLGESKAAAAVEAAIKKTAANDMQSMAAGKMGLSTSQVGDKVAKYAVELIG
- a CDS encoding 50S ribosomal protein L11 methyltransferase, with protein sequence MVKCKTMPPPEKLFIYEIEGRVYPPDALTGEDFLGCWREGDYTYLFFGSPRESQVKAWVESLLEARYSSETELKYSDWESGQPLQAASMAGFHLCPVWETPVPAPGEIVIRMEPGLAFGSGYHPTTRRCLELLRRVYDTDTPRQVLDLGTGTGILALAALALGAEKVVAVEYNELAVRTAARNLKHNQRAPEVHLIQADARHFAHLPAGLVLANIHLDVLLDLLDIPEFLNKDWYIFSGILGTQLEVFLKRLRETPLREVATLDENLWFTVLARGGRQL
- the coaD gene encoding pantetheine-phosphate adenylyltransferase, which produces MPDIAVYPGSFDPITNGHLDLIQRALKVFDRIIVAVATNAFKKSLFTIEERMEMIRISLADYPMVSIDTFDGLLVNYARGQKARAILRGLRAVTDFEYEFQLAMMNRRLEPEIETVFLMTGLRWVFLSSSILKEAAVHGGNIEGMVPEIVFHRLREKFGLE
- the rsmD gene encoding 16S rRNA (guanine(966)-N(2))-methyltransferase RsmD encodes the protein MKPDCSEGASMRIIAGVFKGRRLAPVKGRTRPTSAKVREAVFNILGPAVVGVRVLDLFAGTGALGIEAMSRGASAAVFVEDHPEAVKALRRNLEDLGLPGQTRVWPLPVTTALKKLAAQGDRFGLVFLDPPYGGGKAPAALDALAELNLLSTEASVVVEHSRRDTLPEESGRLRRTEVRRYGDTQVAFYLLEESAQQEHE
- a CDS encoding 3-isopropylmalate dehydratase small subunit, which translates into the protein MELKGKVHKFGDDVNTDEIIPARYLNTSDPMELAKHAMEDADPEFVNKMNPGDFIVAGKNFGCGSSREHAPIALKAAGISGVIAGSFARIFYRNAFNMGLAIFESPEAAAALKNGQEISVDMDSGVITDLATGKKYSSQPIPPFMQQLLAAGGLMAFVKKHLEAKSA